The proteins below come from a single Sorghum bicolor cultivar BTx623 chromosome 4, Sorghum_bicolor_NCBIv3, whole genome shotgun sequence genomic window:
- the LOC8068259 gene encoding methyltransferase-like protein 16 isoform X1: MGGGRKRRRRGGSDAPSMHPRNRYAAAAPDFAALAELYPSFRPFVSVSDRGRASVDFTDFSATRELTRVLLLHDHGVNWWIPDGQLCPTVPNRSNYIHWIEDLLSSDLIPPISSSSERVKGFDIGTGANCIYPLLGASLLGWTFVGSDVTNVALEWAQKNVESNPRLAELIEIRNANAPSSESESVVREAAREKILEPAEDVAMPKPHILVGVVKESESFDFCMCNPPFFESIEEAGLNPKTSCGGTAEEMVCPGGELAFVTQIIEDSVSLKNSFRWFTSMIGRKANLKLLISKVREAGASVVKTTEFVQGQTARWGLAWSFIAPRPRKMVLSSTAPAKNHHSFMLQGLRREHGAFQVLKSTEAFFLASNLSCKTDPLSFAVDVTLSDEQIEAAILHGDDYAGSLEDSSAKLQSVVKGISFRITVFEQIPGTLLIKGSSLNKALSGTFSSLFSQLEDALRMECLSKAR; this comes from the exons ATGGGCGGCGGgcggaagcggcggcggcgcggcggctcgGATGCTCCGTCGATGCACCCGCGGAACCgctacgccgccgccgcgccggactTCGCCGCGCTGGCGGAGCTCTACCCGTCCTTCCGCCCCTTCGTCTCCGTCTCCGACCGCGGCCGCGCGTCCGTCGACTTCACCGATTTCTCCGCCACTCGGGAGCTCACGCGTGTACTCCTCCTCCATGACCATGGCGTCAACTG GTGGATTCCAGATGGACAGCTCTGCCCTACTGTTCCAAACAGGTCCAACTACATTCACTGGATCGAGGATCTTCTCTCCTCAGATCTGATACCACCAATATCCAGCTCAAGTGAGAGAGTGAAGGGCTTTGACATTGGAACAGGTGCCAATTGCATCTACCCTCTCCTTGGAGCATCTTTACTGGGATGGACCTTTGTTGGATCTG ATGTCACTAATGTTGCTCTTGAATGGGCTCAGAAGAATGTGGAGAGCAATCCACGCCTAGCAGAACTAATTGAAATCAGAAATGCAAATGCACCGTCCTCTGAGTCTGAATCTGTTGTCAGGGAAGCAGCAAGGGAGAAGATTTTAGAGCCTGCGGAGGATGTAGCTATGCCAAAGCCACATATCCTTGTTGGTGTTGTAAAGGAGAGTGAGAGCTTTGACTTCTGTATGTGCAATCCTCCATTCTTTGAGAGCATAGAGGAAGCTGGTCTTAACCCAAAAACATCGTGCGGTGGGACAGCTGAAGAGATGGTTTGCCCTGGTGGCGAGCTGGCATTTGTTACACAAATCATTGAAGATAGTGTTTCCCTTAAGAACTCTTTCAG ATGGTTTACATCGATGATCGGCAGAAAGGCAAACTTAAAGTTATTGATCTCAAAGGTTCGTGAGGCTGGGGCCTCAGTCGTGAAAACTACTGAATTTGTACAAGGGCAGACAGCTAGATGGGGCCTTGCTTGGTCATTCATTGCTCCAAGACCAAGAAAAATGGTCCTCAGCTCCACTGCTCCAGCAAAAAACCACCATTCCTTTATGCTTCAG GGCCTTCGGCGTGAACATGGCGCGTTCCAAGTTCTGAAATCAACTGAGGCTTTCTTTCTAGCTTCTAATCTATCATGCAAAACTGATCCGTTATCCTTTGCGGTTGAT GTCACATTGTCTGATGAGCAGATTGAGGCTGCAATATTGCATGGGGATGATTATGCCGGTTCTCTAGAAGACAGCTCTGCAAAGTTACAAAGTGTTGTCAAAGGAATATCATTTCGTATTACA GTGTTTGAACAAATTCCTGGGACCCTCCTAATCAAAGGCTCATCATTGAATAAAGCATTGTCAG
- the LOC8068259 gene encoding methyltransferase-like protein 16 isoform X2 codes for MTMASTDGQLCPTVPNRSNYIHWIEDLLSSDLIPPISSSSERVKGFDIGTGANCIYPLLGASLLGWTFVGSDVTNVALEWAQKNVESNPRLAELIEIRNANAPSSESESVVREAAREKILEPAEDVAMPKPHILVGVVKESESFDFCMCNPPFFESIEEAGLNPKTSCGGTAEEMVCPGGELAFVTQIIEDSVSLKNSFRWFTSMIGRKANLKLLISKVREAGASVVKTTEFVQGQTARWGLAWSFIAPRPRKMVLSSTAPAKNHHSFMLQGLRREHGAFQVLKSTEAFFLASNLSCKTDPLSFAVDVTLSDEQIEAAILHGDDYAGSLEDSSAKLQSVVKGISFRITVFEQIPGTLLIKGSSLNKALSGTFSSLFSQLEDALRMECLSKAR; via the exons ATGACCATGGCGTCAACTG ATGGACAGCTCTGCCCTACTGTTCCAAACAGGTCCAACTACATTCACTGGATCGAGGATCTTCTCTCCTCAGATCTGATACCACCAATATCCAGCTCAAGTGAGAGAGTGAAGGGCTTTGACATTGGAACAGGTGCCAATTGCATCTACCCTCTCCTTGGAGCATCTTTACTGGGATGGACCTTTGTTGGATCTG ATGTCACTAATGTTGCTCTTGAATGGGCTCAGAAGAATGTGGAGAGCAATCCACGCCTAGCAGAACTAATTGAAATCAGAAATGCAAATGCACCGTCCTCTGAGTCTGAATCTGTTGTCAGGGAAGCAGCAAGGGAGAAGATTTTAGAGCCTGCGGAGGATGTAGCTATGCCAAAGCCACATATCCTTGTTGGTGTTGTAAAGGAGAGTGAGAGCTTTGACTTCTGTATGTGCAATCCTCCATTCTTTGAGAGCATAGAGGAAGCTGGTCTTAACCCAAAAACATCGTGCGGTGGGACAGCTGAAGAGATGGTTTGCCCTGGTGGCGAGCTGGCATTTGTTACACAAATCATTGAAGATAGTGTTTCCCTTAAGAACTCTTTCAG ATGGTTTACATCGATGATCGGCAGAAAGGCAAACTTAAAGTTATTGATCTCAAAGGTTCGTGAGGCTGGGGCCTCAGTCGTGAAAACTACTGAATTTGTACAAGGGCAGACAGCTAGATGGGGCCTTGCTTGGTCATTCATTGCTCCAAGACCAAGAAAAATGGTCCTCAGCTCCACTGCTCCAGCAAAAAACCACCATTCCTTTATGCTTCAG GGCCTTCGGCGTGAACATGGCGCGTTCCAAGTTCTGAAATCAACTGAGGCTTTCTTTCTAGCTTCTAATCTATCATGCAAAACTGATCCGTTATCCTTTGCGGTTGAT GTCACATTGTCTGATGAGCAGATTGAGGCTGCAATATTGCATGGGGATGATTATGCCGGTTCTCTAGAAGACAGCTCTGCAAAGTTACAAAGTGTTGTCAAAGGAATATCATTTCGTATTACA GTGTTTGAACAAATTCCTGGGACCCTCCTAATCAAAGGCTCATCATTGAATAAAGCATTGTCAG